Genomic window (Cellulosilyticum lentocellum DSM 5427):
TGAATACTAATAAAGGCATTGGTGATTTGGTAAGCCATTTATTTCAAGTGGAAGTAAGCAAACAAGAAGATCGAATCAAAAAGCTTATGTTGCTAAATGCAGAAGAGCGTTACCTCACCTTTTGCAATGATTATCCACACTTACACAACAGAATTGCTCTGAAATATATAGCTTCCTACATTGGTGTGCGTGCGGCTTCACTAAGCCGTATAAGGAAACAGCAAAAATCATACGAAAATTAACATAGGTGAATTACAAGATCACTTCTTCCAGTCATACTTGACTATATCGGAAGGAGTGATTTTTTATGGAGAATGTTCTCATTACGGGTGGAACCAGCGGAATTGGTTACGCACTTGCAAGAATATTTGCTGCAAATAAATATAACCTTATACTTGTTTCTTCAAATTATGAAAACTTGAAGATAGCATCACAAAAACTTCAATCAGAATTTCCTGTAACAATAAATATTTTTGAACAGGATTTATCTGAGCTAAAGGCTGCTGAAAACCTTTATACCCGTATACAAGCTGAAAACATTAATGTGGACATATTAGTTAATAATGCTGGATATGGATTGGTCGGAGCAACAGAGCAAATTAACTTCCAGGATGATGAAAAAATGATGATTTTGAATATGTTAAGTCCCGTAGCGTTATGCAAATTATTTTTGCCTCATATGTACGAGAAACAACACGGTAGTATCCTGAATATTTCTTCAACCGGAGCATTTCAACCAGGGCCGTTTACATCTACCTACTTTGCAAGCAAGGCATTTGTTTTAAGTTATAGTAAAGCAGTACGTTTTGAAGCTAAAAAATATGGTGTACGAGTTTGTACGCTATGTCCGGGTGCAACGCGAACTAATTTTTTTACTCGCGAAGGAACTGACTTGCCTAAAACTTCAATGTCTGCTAACGAAGTTGCTGAATATGCCTATTGGCAATTAATGAAAAACAAGTCAGTATTTATCCCTGGATTTATAAATCGGATAATGCAAGCATTTCCAACAAACATAAAAATGTTGGCAGTTGCAAAAATGAAAAAAGAAAAATTTTAAACGTTATCAACATTAAAATCTAACAGCTCCCTCATTTTAAATAGACAAAAATTATTCACTTATATTTATTTCTGCTTTTTTACTTCTATAAATTTCACTTATATAGGTACTTCCTAAAATTAATATTCCTCCTACTATTTGTAGTGAGGTCATTTCTTCTCTTAATAAGAGGCTAGATAAAATAATGGCTGAAATAGGATCTATATAACTAAAAGCTGCTATCGTTTGTCCACTTAGCTTTTGAAAAGCTCCAAAATAAATTAAGTAACCAATACCTGTATGTACAACGCCTACAACAATCAGTAAAGTAATAGACCTGCTATCCAGTTGACTTATATTAAATCCACCATTAAACAATACATAAGGTAAAATAGCTAGCGCTGCAAAACCAAGCTGCGGAACTGTGCTTTCTAGGCTAGTCACATCTTTAAGGAATTTATTCATAATCATTATACTGGCATATAAGACCGCAGCACCTATGCCATAAGCTATCCCAAGAAAATGATTTTGTCCTACTCCACTTTCTCCTGTACTAGTAATACATATCATCCCCAACATAGCCGCTAGAATACACACTATCTTAATACCTGATAAGCGTTCTTTTAAAATCAAAGGTGATAAAAACATGGCTATAACCGGAGCAAAATAATAACAAATCGTTGCTGTTGCAATAGTTGTATACTTATATGCCTCAAACAAGAATATCCAATTGAGTCCTATGGCTATGCCTGAAGCAACTAAAATCCCTAAATTAGGCTTTATACGCTTCCAAGATAGTGGTTGTTTAAGGATAAAACTAGCTAAAATCAAGCATACACTTCCTATTACGCCTCTAGCTAAAGCAATCTGACTAGAAGAACAATTAATTGCTCTTACAAATAACCCAATACTACCAAATAATATCATAACTAAAATCAAACTTATTTTGGTTCTTTTCACTTAGCTTCTCTCCCTTAATTTTTCTTTTGTTATGTAATAAGTCTATTATCTTGAGCTATAGCTCCTTTATGACTACTACATAAAAGCATCTTTACGTTACTCTCGCACTAAAAATCTAAAACGTGATAAATATTTCTTATTATACTTTATTATTTATAATTTTCAAATTCTAATTCATAGGATTTGTATTTGATCCATTATCTAGGTTGTTCTTTGTTTTGTACAAAAAAGAGAGACTGCTAAGCAACCTCTCTTATCCTTTAATAACGCCTATGGTTTTCAATTTTTTAATCGGTGTAATTAGATCTAACTGATTTTCAATCACTTCATCAATATTCTTATATGCAAAACGGCACTCTTCTGCTACATCCTTCTTATTATTCTTACCTAATATAACTGCTTGCTCTTTTAAGTCACACATAACCTTCTCTACTGAATAAAGCTCTTTTGCTTTTGTTCTAGAATATACCCTTCCAGCGCCATGAGAGCAGGACTCAAAACTTTCTGCATTGCCTTTTCCTTCTACAATGTAACTATAAGACCCCATGGAACCAGGGATAATCCCTCTTTCTCCTGCTCCTGCCCTAATAGCTCCTTTGCGATGAACCCAAACGTTTCTACCATAATGAATTTCCATGGCTGCATAATTATGGTGAACGTTAATCTTATTGGCATAAGTTACATCTAAATCACATTGCTTTTTAAGTAAAGTGGTAACCTCCTTCATCACTGCCTCAAGTATTTTTTCTCTATTTTCTTCTGCAAAATCTAAAGCCAAGTTCATATACTCTAGATATAAACGTCCTTCATCACTTTTTGCAGGTAAAAAGGCTAAATTATAGCTTTCTGGTACAGAGCTATACCATTTCTCATTAAGCTCCTTGGCAATCTGATTGAAGTAATCCCCTATTTCTTTTCCAAGGTGACGACTACCTGTATGGATCATAATTCCCACTTTACCTTCTTCATCTTCTTGAAACTCGATAAAATGATTGCCTCCTCCTAGCGTTCCTATTTGATAGTAAGCATCTTCAATCTGAGGTACTAAAGTTGGTGCTTTCATATACTTTTCTATATTTTTCATTGCTTCATTAATCACCTTGGAAGACTGCATTTTATTATGATGTGCTCTTCCAACTGGTACTGAGCGCTGTATACTGCCAATAATAGCTTGCATTAAAATGCCATTACCTGTTTCTACTGTTCTTAAAAGCTCTGCATCTATATTGGTTTCAACAAAAATCATACCACATCCAATGTCACTACCTACTGCATGGGGAATAATTACATCCTTTGCTGCAATAACACCACCTATAGGCATCCCCATACCTGTGTGTGTATCTGGCATTAAAGCTACCCACTTATGAATAAAAGGCAAGTTAGAAAGATTATATGCTTGTTCTAAGCAGCTTTCCTCTACACTTTCTCTATCTTTCACCCATATCTTTATTGGTTTTGCAGTTTTTTCTTCTTCACAAATAACAAACATCCTCTTTCCTCTTTTCTTGTTTCATATTTAAAGGCTTAACCTTGATGCTTTAATGCTAACACTTTACCATTCTATAATCATGAAAAAAACTTTACGATTTAATTTTAACTATGTTTAATTTTATATTATGATATATATAATCACTGCTTCATAGAGTTATAATAGGATTCATTCAATAATGAAAGCAGTTTATTACTTAAAGGAGAGAAACCTATGGCTACCTTTAATGAACTTATTAAAAACTTTGATAAGATTAGAGAGTATATGCGCACTTTTGCCATCTACGGCTATAAAACAAGAGAAGATTTCACCCATAAGAGTGCACGTACCTATGACAACGAACGAAGACGCATCCAGAGCTACCTTGGACATTATATAGATGAACAAACCTCAGCTCAAGGTAAAAAATTATCTATTCACTTTGATAGTATGCTCCTAGCTTCTAATCCTCTTTTCGAAGGCTTTAAAACCAAAAGTTTTACCAAAAATGATATTATGCTTCACTTTATATTACTTGATTTGCTTCAAATTCATCCTAGACTCACCTTATCTGAACTATATGAAAAACTTCTCACTGACTATCTAGATCGTTTCCAGCTTGAAAAAATCATTGATAACCGCACCTTAAGGCTTAAACTTGCTGAGTATGTTTCACTGGGATTGCTTAGAGAAGAAAAAGAAGGAAAAGTCATTTACTACTCCTTCATATCCTCCCCTCTTACTACCTTATCCGAGCATACCATTACTGCACTTAATCATGCTCTTACCTTTTATCAAAATATAGCACCCTTAGGTATTTTAGGACACTTGATCTTAGAACAAAGCCCTAACTTTAAGTCTTACTTTACCTTTAGAGATATTCACTTTAGTCATACTTTAGATGACCTCATTTTATATGAACTCTTACTGGCAATGGCTCATCATAAACATGTAGAAATAACTCATGCAGGCTCTAAGGTAAGTACTGTACTACCCCTTAAAATAGTGGATAATGTGGACCAAGGTAGACGCTATGTGATGGCTTATTCCTATAAATCTAGGGAATATAAGTTCTTTAGGCTAGATCGTATTGTAGCTGCTTCTACCTTACATACTGTAGATGATCATTTTAATCAGAAGCTTTCTATTATAAATATTCTACTTAATAGCAGCTGGGGTGTTTCCTTTAAGACCATTGATGCCCCAATAGCTTTAGATACTTGGGAGCTTTCTTTATCTATTGATGAAGATTTCGAAAAACCTCTCATTCACAAAATAGAAAACTTCCATAAAGAGGGACGCTTGCAACGTGTTAGCAAAAACACCTTTTCTTATACTGTTAGTGTTTTAGAAGCCAATGAAATGGTTCCTTGGCTTAGACAGTTTATAGGACGTATAATCTGGATTAACTGTACCAATAAAGAAGTGCTACAACGTTTCAAGAGAGATATTGATTTGATGTATGCTTATTATGAGGAGGATAAGGATGTCGTTATTTAATGAACTACATAGTAAATATTATACCTTAGTTAATCATATTCTTACTTCCATTCCGGAGGAAGGCATTAGCCTAGGAACGCTTAGAAAAGTTGTGACTGAGAAAGGTTTTTTAGAAACACCTACCTGCCTCATCCCTTTACTTACTGATCAAGATGATGAGGGCTATCACTTATTATATGAAAAGGAAAATACCTATTATAGTGTACTCAAAAATAAACCGATGACTTTTTTAACTCAAACTCAAAAAGCCTGGCTTAAAACCCTTACACTAGATTCTAAAATTCAATTATTTCTAGATGAAGATGAACTTTATGAGCTTAAAAAGTCTTTAAGAGATATAGAGCCCCTCTTTTTACCTGAAACTATCCATCATGTTCATCAATCCTCTTTAAATACCGATTTCTTTGATAAAACTTATGTCACTCTTTTTAGAATCATTTCAAATAGCTTGCATCACAATCAATATATGAAAATAACCTATTTGGATGAAAATGATACACTTATTACAGTAGATATTGCTGGCTATAAACTGGAATATCGTATCACTCAAGATTCTTTTCATCTTATTGGTCTTATTGATGCGCCTACGCAAACGCCTCATATCTTACGCATTAACCTTAGCTCAATTCAAGAAATAATCGTTCTTAAAACGTATTTTAATCCAAAGGAGATTGAAACTTCTGTTCAAGCTTATAAATGTGAGGAACCTCTCTACTTTGAACTGAGTAATGCTAGAAAAGGCTTTGACCGTGTGTTTATGCATCTTTCAAATTATGAAAGAATAACAGAGTTTAATGATGAAACACATACCTGTTTTGTTCAGCTCTTTTATTATCCTTTTGATGAAGAGGAACTCATTAATATCCTTATCTCCTTTGGTCCTATTATCAAAGTTATTAGTCCTACAAGTATTCGAAATAAGTTTATAGAACGTATTAAGACTCAGCGTTTACTTTTTAAGCAAGGTTAAATGAATTTTTAAATAGTTGTTTTATATATAAAAGTAATATCTTCTCCCTAAATCTTAACCTTCGCAACTATTTTTTCATGATATTTTTAATGTTACTGAATATACTATACATATAAGGTTGCTTACAGCCAAACATGCACTCACCTTTTAAGTGAAACCGCAAAGGCAACCTGTTATTTAAAGGCACATGCAGCTACTCATTAGGATCTTGCGATCATATGATCTTGCTGGTTCGAGTCCAGCCTAATACTTATGGTATTAGTGGCGGAATTTGGTAAACGCACAAGTTTAAAAGCGTGCCTTGTGAACATATTTAAAGGTACTTACAGCCACATAAAATTTTCTAGGGTGGAAACAACAATGTACCTTGAAAAATAGTAGAAAGACATGAACAGCCATGTTCTTATTTAGGAGTTTAGAGGTTGTGAGTTGAAATCTCACCTGTAATAGCTCTTTTCTAGAAGGACCACTATTATGGTAGCTCAAAAGATTAGGAGTACTGGCTATAAATAATAATGTCTTGTTTACTACTATAATAAAATAGCTGAAAGACACTAACAGCCAACAAAAGATTGGTTAAGCTCACTTCTCCTCTTGGGGATTTGAGGGGTTCGATTCCCTTTACTTTAAAAGTGCCTTGAAGGCTATTTTTTTATTTTCTTGTAAATAAATATTCCCATTCCTACTACAAGTATCAATCCACAAACTGTTATGGCTACTGCCTCTAAAGACACTGAGCTACTTACAAATATAGCTGTAGGGCCATCAGCCCCTCCAATAATGGCAATAGATGCTGACTCCTTGCCATTCTCATTTAGTATAAATACCATACTTATGATGCTTATTACTACTAAACCTATTATGGTAAGAACGATTCCTTTTTTATTAGTCCATTTATTATCTCTCATTGGTCCATCTCCTTATATCTCTCAACGATTCTAAAACCTTCCTTTAATATCTCCGCTTTAGTAATGTGCTTGTCCAAATGCATACAATATACCTTATTTCTATATGGTTCCTCTATCATCTCTTTTAGCTTCTTCAATGACATATGACTATTCTTTTCATAATCTAGCCCACAAGTATCATGATAAATAACATCTATCTGTCCATTTTTCAGTCCTTGTATGACCTCAGTAGATAATTGATTAGCATCTCCGCTATAATAGAGTGTTTTCCCTTGTATCTTCAATATGAATCCATAAGCCTCTATAGTGTCTACATGCGTCACTGGTATATGCCTAATACCTATTTTACCTAAATACTGATCCTGTATATAGATTTCCTGATTCTCATCATTGATAGCTAAGAGCTCATACATTTCCCCACTCACACCTACTGACTCTAAAAACTTCGCTATATGTTCTTTATGAGGATATATAATAGTAGCTTTTTTACCTAGCAAATAATAAAAATAAAAAATAACCTCGCCTACGCTTCCTACATGATCTGGATGTGTATGTGTGATAATCATGTAGATCTGATTAACACCTTCCAATAATTTCTGCTTTTGAAGTTCATGAAACACTGTACCGCCACAATCTATCAAAAGCATTCTATCCTCTTTCTTAATATAAGCACTGGTATTCCCTAGGTCTGTGTTAAATGCACTACCGATTCCAATAAATTTTAACATTTCACACCTCGCAAACTTTTTTTCATGAATTTTCTATTAATTAGCTTTATTATAAGCCTACAAGGTTACTTACAGCAACTTTCTCACCTGTTAAGTGAAAAAACAGTAACCTGTTCTATAAAGGCACATGCAGCCATATATTAAGTTGTCACTAGTTCGATTCTAGTCTAATAAGGAAATATCTTTATTAGTAGCTCAGTTGGTAGAGCACTGCAAACTAGTGCCTTGTATCTAAAGACGCCTTATCAGTAACCAACCTTATTGCTCCAAACTTTAAGTCCACGTCAGGAGTATTCCTTAGAGAATATTAAGGGTTCGAATCCCGATGCAATTGTGGAGGGCGTCTTGAATTTATTTTTTAATCAAGGAGATGATTTTTATGAAAAACAAGTTTTTATCATTCTTACAAAAGGAAACGAATATTACATATACAGAAAATGGAGCAACTGCTCTTAAAACAACTAATAGCAACCTTCTTGACCTCTTTGGTACTATCGGTAGTCTTAGAGCACGTGACGAAAGTGAAATTGAACGACTCTTTAGCACTGCCTTAGCAGAAGATACTTTACTTGCTACTAAAATGGCCTTTTATGCACGTAATATCCGTGGTGGACTCGGTGAACGTCGTACCTTTAGGGTTATTCTTAAATATTTAGCTACATTAGCACCTGAAATAGTGATTAAGAATTTTGATGCTATTGCTTTATTAGGCCGTTATGATGACTTCTATACCTTAGTAGATACACCAGTTGAAGAAGCTATGTGGACTTATCTCAAGGAACAATTCACTCTAGATCTAGGGAACTACCATGCCAACGAGCCTATTAGCTTATTAGCTAAGTGGTTAAAGTCTGTCAATGCTAGCTCTGATGATACAGCACGCCTTGGTAAGTTAACTGCCAAAAGACTTGGTCTTTCTGAAAAAGCTTATAGGCAAACACTCTCTAAACTTCGTAAGTATATTGATGTAACAGAAGTAAAAATGTCTGGTCAAAACTGGAGCGAGATTGCTTATGAGCATGTACCTTCAAGGGCCATGTTTATCTATCACAAGGCCTTTAAAGCTCATGATGAAGAAGGCTTCACGAATTACTTAAACGCTGTTATTAAAGGTGAGGCTAAAGTTAATGCAAGCACCTTATATCCCTATGATATCTTAGAGCAGCTTGGACTATCTGAACGTAATTCAAACTTCTCTTTTCATCACTATGATGCTTTGTTAGAGGAGCAATGGAAGAGCCTTCCTAACTATGTGACAGGTGAGCAGAATGTACTAGTTATGGCTGATACTTCTGGCTCTATGAGAGGGCGTCCTATCCACTCCTCTATTGGTCTAGCACTTTACTTTGCTGAACGTAACAAGGGTGCTTTTAAAGATACTTTTATGACGTTCTCAAGTAGGCCTTCTTTAATTAAAGTAAAGGGCAATACCCTCTATGATAAAATTAAATGCATACCTGCTATTGTGGAGAATACAGACCTAGAAGCTGCTTTTAATCTTATTTTAACTGTTGCTGTAAAAAATAAGCTTAGTGCCGATGAACTTCCAGCTTCTTTGGTTATTATTACTGATATGGAATTTGACTTTGCAACAACTGCTAGAGGCAACTGGACCTTCTACAATAGCATGGTGAAAAACTATGCAGCTCATGGCT
Coding sequences:
- a CDS encoding SDR family NAD(P)-dependent oxidoreductase, producing the protein MENVLITGGTSGIGYALARIFAANKYNLILVSSNYENLKIASQKLQSEFPVTINIFEQDLSELKAAENLYTRIQAENINVDILVNNAGYGLVGATEQINFQDDEKMMILNMLSPVALCKLFLPHMYEKQHGSILNISSTGAFQPGPFTSTYFASKAFVLSYSKAVRFEAKKYGVRVCTLCPGATRTNFFTREGTDLPKTSMSANEVAEYAYWQLMKNKSVFIPGFINRIMQAFPTNIKMLAVAKMKKEKF
- a CDS encoding DMT family transporter, with the protein product MKRTKISLILVMILFGSIGLFVRAINCSSSQIALARGVIGSVCLILASFILKQPLSWKRIKPNLGILVASGIAIGLNWIFLFEAYKYTTIATATICYYFAPVIAMFLSPLILKERLSGIKIVCILAAMLGMICITSTGESGVGQNHFLGIAYGIGAAVLYASIMIMNKFLKDVTSLESTVPQLGFAALAILPYVLFNGGFNISQLDSRSITLLIVVGVVHTGIGYLIYFGAFQKLSGQTIAAFSYIDPISAIILSSLLLREEMTSLQIVGGILILGSTYISEIYRSKKAEINISE
- a CDS encoding RtcB family protein: MFVICEEEKTAKPIKIWVKDRESVEESCLEQAYNLSNLPFIHKWVALMPDTHTGMGMPIGGVIAAKDVIIPHAVGSDIGCGMIFVETNIDAELLRTVETGNGILMQAIIGSIQRSVPVGRAHHNKMQSSKVINEAMKNIEKYMKAPTLVPQIEDAYYQIGTLGGGNHFIEFQEDEEGKVGIMIHTGSRHLGKEIGDYFNQIAKELNEKWYSSVPESYNLAFLPAKSDEGRLYLEYMNLALDFAEENREKILEAVMKEVTTLLKKQCDLDVTYANKINVHHNYAAMEIHYGRNVWVHRKGAIRAGAGERGIIPGSMGSYSYIVEGKGNAESFESCSHGAGRVYSRTKAKELYSVEKVMCDLKEQAVILGKNNKKDVAEECRFAYKNIDEVIENQLDLITPIKKLKTIGVIKG
- a CDS encoding helix-turn-helix transcriptional regulator; amino-acid sequence: MATFNELIKNFDKIREYMRTFAIYGYKTREDFTHKSARTYDNERRRIQSYLGHYIDEQTSAQGKKLSIHFDSMLLASNPLFEGFKTKSFTKNDIMLHFILLDLLQIHPRLTLSELYEKLLTDYLDRFQLEKIIDNRTLRLKLAEYVSLGLLREEKEGKVIYYSFISSPLTTLSEHTITALNHALTFYQNIAPLGILGHLILEQSPNFKSYFTFRDIHFSHTLDDLILYELLLAMAHHKHVEITHAGSKVSTVLPLKIVDNVDQGRRYVMAYSYKSREYKFFRLDRIVAASTLHTVDDHFNQKLSIINILLNSSWGVSFKTIDAPIALDTWELSLSIDEDFEKPLIHKIENFHKEGRLQRVSKNTFSYTVSVLEANEMVPWLRQFIGRIIWINCTNKEVLQRFKRDIDLMYAYYEEDKDVVI
- a CDS encoding WYL domain-containing protein; this encodes MSLFNELHSKYYTLVNHILTSIPEEGISLGTLRKVVTEKGFLETPTCLIPLLTDQDDEGYHLLYEKENTYYSVLKNKPMTFLTQTQKAWLKTLTLDSKIQLFLDEDELYELKKSLRDIEPLFLPETIHHVHQSSLNTDFFDKTYVTLFRIISNSLHHNQYMKITYLDENDTLITVDIAGYKLEYRITQDSFHLIGLIDAPTQTPHILRINLSSIQEIIVLKTYFNPKEIETSVQAYKCEEPLYFELSNARKGFDRVFMHLSNYERITEFNDETHTCFVQLFYYPFDEEELINILISFGPIIKVISPTSIRNKFIERIKTQRLLFKQG
- a CDS encoding sodium ion-translocating decarboxylase subunit beta, producing the protein MRDNKWTNKKGIVLTIIGLVVISIISMVFILNENGKESASIAIIGGADGPTAIFVSSSVSLEAVAITVCGLILVVGMGIFIYKKIKK
- a CDS encoding MBL fold metallo-hydrolase; protein product: MLKFIGIGSAFNTDLGNTSAYIKKEDRMLLIDCGGTVFHELQKQKLLEGVNQIYMIITHTHPDHVGSVGEVIFYFYYLLGKKATIIYPHKEHIAKFLESVGVSGEMYELLAINDENQEIYIQDQYLGKIGIRHIPVTHVDTIEAYGFILKIQGKTLYYSGDANQLSTEVIQGLKNGQIDVIYHDTCGLDYEKNSHMSLKKLKEMIEEPYRNKVYCMHLDKHITKAEILKEGFRIVERYKEMDQ
- a CDS encoding DUF2828 family protein; its protein translation is MKNKFLSFLQKETNITYTENGATALKTTNSNLLDLFGTIGSLRARDESEIERLFSTALAEDTLLATKMAFYARNIRGGLGERRTFRVILKYLATLAPEIVIKNFDAIALLGRYDDFYTLVDTPVEEAMWTYLKEQFTLDLGNYHANEPISLLAKWLKSVNASSDDTARLGKLTAKRLGLSEKAYRQTLSKLRKYIDVTEVKMSGQNWSEIAYEHVPSRAMFIYHKAFKAHDEEGFTNYLNAVIKGEAKVNASTLYPYDILEQLGLSERNSNFSFHHYDALLEEQWKSLPNYVTGEQNVLVMADTSGSMRGRPIHSSIGLALYFAERNKGAFKDTFMTFSSRPSLIKVKGNTLYDKIKCIPAIVENTDLEAAFNLILTVAVKNKLSADELPASLVIITDMEFDFATTARGNWTFYNSMVKNYAAHGYAMPNVIFWNVNSRNDVFQVTSNYKGVQMASGQSPSVFKSILANIGKTPYDAMLSVLNDPMYDLITV